One Pseudomonas sp. FP1742 genomic window carries:
- the cysC gene encoding adenylyl-sulfate kinase, producing the protein MPRSADLLAPTASISRAQREARNGHRGTAILLTGLPAAGKSTLAQALHAELFEHGMQSVVLDGDGLRVGLNRDLEFTDGDRLENIRRASELAALLVENGQIVILAMIAPLVELRELFAGRLGEDYREVWCSASLAVCEQRDPKGHYARARRGELAGFTGVSAPYEPPPCPSLVLDTGTHSVEACLDRLLTWLGECAVLPKR; encoded by the coding sequence ATGCCCCGGTCCGCTGATCTGCTGGCGCCGACGGCGAGCATCAGCCGCGCCCAACGGGAGGCCCGCAACGGCCATCGCGGCACAGCGATTCTGCTGACTGGTTTACCAGCGGCGGGCAAGTCGACGCTGGCCCAGGCTCTGCACGCCGAGTTGTTCGAACATGGCATGCAGAGTGTGGTGCTCGATGGCGATGGACTGCGGGTCGGGCTCAATCGTGACCTGGAGTTTACCGATGGCGATCGTCTGGAAAACATCCGTCGTGCCAGTGAACTGGCGGCGCTGTTGGTCGAGAACGGGCAGATAGTCATCCTCGCGATGATCGCGCCCTTGGTGGAACTGCGTGAATTGTTCGCCGGACGGTTGGGCGAGGATTATCGCGAAGTCTGGTGCAGTGCTTCTTTGGCGGTATGTGAACAGCGTGATCCCAAAGGTCATTACGCTCGGGCCCGACGGGGTGAGTTGGCGGGATTTACCGGTGTTTCGGCGCCTTACGAACCGCCGCCTTGCCCGTCATTGGTGCTCGACACGGGCACGCATTCGGTCGAGGCCTGTCTTGACCGTTTGCTGACCTGGCTCGGCGAATGTGCGGTGCTGCCAAAACGATGA
- a CDS encoding aspartyl/asparaginyl beta-hydroxylase domain-containing protein: protein MSRPAFSRLPVTVDLPLLLQALAAIGENDWHGHFNSAYCTGDWSGVALISATDALTELAPGRGEPQWREPWRRDARWQRGLRDLPLEIVCARLLRLGPGGRIHEHRDYDLGEPDADLRLHIPLLSPPHVDFMLDGQRMPMTAGECWYLDLSRPHRVDNRDTRARIHLVLDCRPGAWLEQAIIDGLATTPSPQIGHQALEQFKALLASDPQLCKTLQGLPDNEAFIACTLALAAERGLVFTREELRAAMRDGRRQWTEQWSA, encoded by the coding sequence ATGAGCCGACCGGCATTCTCACGGTTGCCGGTGACGGTGGATTTACCGTTGCTGTTGCAGGCGTTGGCGGCGATCGGTGAGAACGACTGGCACGGTCACTTCAATAGCGCTTACTGCACCGGCGACTGGAGCGGTGTGGCGCTGATTTCCGCAACCGATGCCTTGACGGAACTGGCACCCGGCCGCGGTGAGCCGCAGTGGCGCGAACCCTGGCGGCGGGATGCTCGATGGCAGCGAGGCCTGCGGGATCTGCCGCTGGAGATCGTCTGCGCGCGCCTGTTGCGGCTCGGCCCTGGCGGGCGTATCCATGAGCATCGTGACTATGACCTGGGCGAACCGGATGCGGACTTGCGTCTGCATATCCCGCTGCTCAGCCCACCCCATGTGGACTTCATGCTGGACGGCCAGCGCATGCCGATGACCGCTGGTGAATGCTGGTATCTCGACCTCTCGCGGCCCCATCGCGTGGACAATCGCGATACCCGGGCACGGATTCATCTGGTGCTCGATTGCCGGCCCGGCGCCTGGCTGGAGCAGGCGATTATCGACGGGCTGGCAACCACGCCGTCGCCGCAAATCGGTCATCAAGCTTTAGAGCAATTCAAGGCACTGTTGGCCAGCGATCCGCAGCTGTGCAAGACCTTGCAAGGTTTGCCGGACAACGAAGCCTTTATCGCCTGCACCCTGGCGTTGGCCGCCGAGCGTGGCCTCGTGTTCACCCGCGAAGAACTGCGCGCGGCGATGCGCGACGGTCGCCGACAGTGGA